The Mucilaginibacter terrenus genome has a segment encoding these proteins:
- a CDS encoding SGNH/GDSL hydrolase family protein, with the protein MNFRNLYLSLVAVCLCTAAFANAPADTLYAKKLNPYGRYHYNDKKQLELISSAVHFGFSFEGNKCALYVSLNDENGHGYLQYELDGVYQKRIRVDGSSTDPLIITAPTSGKHEMWIYKATEAHTGAIIVSKVVAEKIKPLKVSNAPLIEFIGNSITCGAASDASEYACGTGDYQDQHNAYMAYGPRVARALGANFMLSSVSGIGMYRNWNTLSPTMPQVYEKADFQVNSTVKWDFNTYSPKVVSIALGTNDFSRGDGKSPRKPFDPEAFTAAYVKFVHLVKTKYPKARIALLSSPMVKGADAKTLESCLAAVKKKIDADYPSDKPVETFFFPPMEGRGCGGHPSVEDHGIMADEVTLFFKKILGE; encoded by the coding sequence ATGAACTTCAGAAACTTATATCTATCACTAGTCGCTGTTTGCCTCTGTACTGCTGCGTTTGCAAACGCTCCTGCAGACACGCTTTACGCTAAAAAGTTGAACCCTTATGGCCGATATCACTACAACGATAAAAAGCAGCTGGAGCTCATTAGTTCCGCTGTGCATTTCGGTTTCAGTTTTGAGGGTAATAAGTGCGCTTTGTATGTTTCCCTTAACGACGAAAACGGACATGGTTACCTCCAGTACGAACTAGATGGCGTGTACCAGAAGCGTATCCGGGTGGATGGTAGTTCAACCGATCCGCTGATCATTACCGCTCCGACTAGTGGCAAACACGAGATGTGGATATACAAGGCTACCGAGGCGCATACAGGTGCCATAATTGTTAGCAAGGTAGTTGCAGAAAAGATAAAGCCATTAAAGGTGTCAAATGCACCGCTGATAGAGTTTATCGGTAACAGTATTACCTGTGGTGCCGCCTCAGATGCGTCGGAATACGCATGCGGCACGGGCGACTACCAGGATCAGCACAACGCCTATATGGCTTATGGTCCGCGGGTTGCACGGGCGCTGGGTGCAAACTTTATGCTGAGCAGCGTTAGTGGTATAGGCATGTACCGTAACTGGAACACGCTTAGCCCAACCATGCCACAAGTTTATGAGAAAGCGGATTTCCAGGTAAATAGTACGGTAAAGTGGGATTTTAATACTTACAGCCCTAAGGTAGTGAGCATAGCCCTGGGCACAAACGACTTTAGCAGGGGTGACGGTAAATCGCCACGCAAGCCTTTTGACCCGGAAGCTTTCACAGCGGCTTACGTTAAATTTGTGCACCTGGTTAAAACCAAGTACCCTAAAGCCCGCATAGCATTACTGAGCAGCCCTATGGTTAAAGGTGCAGATGCCAAAACGCTGGAAAGCTGCCTTGCTGCCGTAAAAAAGAAAATTGATGCCGATTACCCGTCAGACAAGCCAGTGGAAACTTTCTTTTTCCCGCCAATGGAAGGCCGCGGCTGCGGAGGCCACCCCAGTGTAGAAGACCATGGCATTATGGCGGATGAAGTAACGCTGTTTTTTAAGAAGATATTAGGAGAGTAG
- the lysA gene encoding diaminopimelate decarboxylase, giving the protein MFTQDTIERFKELETPFYYYDTEVLRSTLNACRDASSKYGFHVHYAMKANFNPAVVDAIQSYGFGADCVSGGEVRYAIEHGFDKSKVVFAGVGKSDKEINEALDAAIFCFNVESVQELEIINELAAARGKVAGVAIRINPNVDAHTHHFITTGLDENKFGVNTWQLNDVVAALRKSANLKFLGIHFHIGSQITDMEVYKSLCIRINEMQDWFEDHGFQIKVLNTGGGLGVDYHNPDSNGIADFESYFAVFKKFLNVKPGQEVHFELGRAMVAQCASLISRVLYVKMGQKKNFLVLDAGMTELIRPMLYQAYHQIENLSRTTGAEDQETNSHLHYDVVGPICESTDCFRKDVELPVSQRGDLIAVRTAGAYGEVMASNYNLRERAPSVYA; this is encoded by the coding sequence ATGTTCACACAAGATACCATAGAACGCTTTAAAGAACTGGAAACACCGTTCTATTACTACGATACAGAAGTGCTGCGCAGCACGCTGAACGCCTGCCGCGATGCATCATCAAAATACGGCTTTCATGTGCATTATGCGATGAAGGCAAACTTTAACCCGGCAGTGGTTGATGCCATACAATCTTATGGGTTTGGTGCCGATTGCGTAAGCGGCGGCGAAGTACGTTACGCTATTGAACATGGCTTTGATAAAAGCAAGGTGGTGTTTGCAGGTGTGGGAAAATCTGACAAGGAGATAAACGAAGCGCTTGATGCAGCTATCTTCTGTTTTAATGTGGAATCTGTACAGGAACTAGAGATTATAAATGAGCTAGCCGCAGCCAGGGGTAAAGTTGCGGGTGTAGCCATCCGTATAAACCCTAATGTTGATGCCCATACGCATCATTTTATAACTACAGGTTTAGACGAGAACAAATTTGGTGTAAATACCTGGCAGTTGAACGATGTAGTTGCTGCATTGCGTAAATCCGCCAATCTTAAGTTCCTTGGCATACATTTTCATATAGGTTCGCAGATAACCGATATGGAGGTTTACAAAAGCCTTTGCATCCGCATAAACGAAATGCAGGACTGGTTTGAAGATCACGGCTTCCAGATAAAAGTTTTAAATACAGGCGGCGGCCTTGGCGTTGATTACCACAACCCGGACAGCAACGGCATAGCTGACTTTGAGAGTTACTTTGCCGTCTTTAAAAAGTTCCTTAATGTTAAACCTGGCCAGGAAGTTCATTTTGAGCTTGGCCGGGCAATGGTAGCACAATGTGCTTCACTGATATCACGCGTGCTGTACGTTAAAATGGGGCAGAAGAAGAACTTCCTGGTGCTGGATGCCGGCATGACCGAACTGATCCGCCCGATGCTTTACCAGGCGTACCATCAAATAGAGAACCTAAGTCGTACAACAGGAGCCGAAGATCAGGAGACTAACTCACACCTTCATTACGACGTGGTCGGCCCCATTTGCGAAAGCACAGACTGTTTCCGTAAAGATGTGGAGCTTCCGGTATCTCAACGTGGTGACCTGATAGCCGTGCGTACAGCAGGTGCTTACGGCGAGGTGATGGCATCAAACTACAACCTGCGCGAAAGGGCGCCATCCGTTTACGCTTAA
- a CDS encoding alginate lyase family protein — MNTKKLKLLLCSLMGIAVAAAMVQCTKSEAVSNNIKPDKLAVTAQPAAALATTFVHPGILNTQASLTQIASEANANNAERLAAYQKVLDYCNSHSPSNGYKATISVASSAGTTDETNFKGDALLSYALALRWAKTGDNNYAVTVKQILDGWANVFQGIVVTGSNPNPNQGALEAAWAAPTFAAAAEIIKHFKLPNGQTGGWTTAEDNQFKSFLNKLKDNYINNTPNYHNNWVVSQGYAKMAIGIFEDSQTVYNNGLALIKTVIPEIIATDGSMNGEICGHSDYTHFQYSLTGITYAANLAAMQFNDISVYTASNSRLLAGYNYQYKLIKGTVSPGCNVNGSPSSPIWPGIEIADRRYHTTETSFIRNISPPYGLPGGDVGFLGWTSYTHHNVY, encoded by the coding sequence ATGAACACAAAAAAACTAAAGCTTTTGCTATGCTCGCTTATGGGCATTGCAGTTGCCGCCGCAATGGTACAGTGTACCAAAAGCGAAGCGGTATCCAACAACATTAAACCCGACAAACTTGCTGTTACGGCGCAGCCCGCTGCTGCACTGGCCACTACATTTGTGCACCCGGGTATCCTGAACACGCAGGCCAGCCTCACACAGATTGCCAGCGAGGCCAACGCCAATAATGCCGAACGCCTGGCCGCTTACCAGAAAGTGCTTGATTATTGCAACAGCCATAGCCCCAGCAATGGTTATAAGGCAACTATATCGGTAGCATCAAGCGCGGGCACTACAGACGAAACTAACTTTAAAGGCGATGCCCTGCTGTCGTACGCGCTTGCACTGCGCTGGGCAAAAACCGGCGATAACAACTATGCGGTTACCGTTAAACAAATTTTAGATGGCTGGGCCAACGTTTTCCAGGGGATTGTGGTTACCGGCAGTAACCCTAACCCAAACCAGGGCGCGCTTGAAGCTGCCTGGGCAGCGCCTACCTTTGCCGCCGCTGCAGAAATTATTAAGCATTTTAAACTGCCCAACGGCCAAACCGGCGGGTGGACAACCGCTGAGGATAACCAGTTTAAAAGCTTTTTGAACAAGCTTAAGGATAACTATATCAACAACACCCCAAACTACCATAACAACTGGGTGGTGTCTCAGGGGTATGCTAAAATGGCCATCGGTATTTTTGAGGATAGCCAGACGGTTTATAATAATGGCTTAGCGCTGATTAAAACAGTTATACCGGAGATTATAGCAACAGACGGATCTATGAACGGAGAGATATGTGGCCACAGCGATTATACGCACTTTCAATATTCGCTTACCGGCATTACTTACGCGGCTAACCTGGCTGCCATGCAGTTTAACGATATTTCGGTTTACACGGCATCAAACAGCCGTTTGCTGGCCGGCTACAATTATCAGTACAAACTGATCAAGGGAACGGTATCGCCGGGTTGCAACGTTAACGGTTCGCCGTCGAGCCCGATATGGCCGGGTATAGAGATTGCCGACCGCCGCTACCACACTACCGAAACAAGCTTTATACGGAATATTAGTCCGCCATACGGTTTACCGGGCGGCGATGTAGGCTTCCTGGGATGGACATCCTATACACATCATAACGTTTACTAA
- a CDS encoding aspartate kinase: MKVLKFGGTSVGSPARMKKLLDIINPAERQIVVLSAVSGTTNSLVEIGQAYLSGDKQKAANLITILKDKYEVFITELLEKPEFYEQGKEVIDYHFRLLNNLANDLFTTIEDKIILAQGELLSTTLYHIYLKEIGVPSVLLPALDFMKIDEDNEPVVDHITSELTPLLEQHPDNNLFITQGFICRNSFGEIDNLRRGGSDYTASLIGAGIKSEEVQIWTDIDGMHNNDPRIVKGTTPIAQLSFDEAAELAYFGAKILHPQSVFPAQKYKIPVRLLNTMDPQALGTLITNDSEKDRIKSIAAKDDITAIKIQSSRMLLAHGFLRRVFEVFERYRTSIDMITTSEVAVSLTIDDTTYLGEITKELAAFGTVEIDVNHTIICVVGDFGAEKHGYAARVLEALKHIPIRMISYGGSDHNMSLLVKTEDKVEALRSLHNRLF, translated from the coding sequence ATGAAAGTTTTAAAATTTGGCGGTACATCGGTCGGCAGTCCCGCCCGTATGAAAAAGTTGCTGGATATCATTAATCCTGCAGAGCGCCAGATAGTGGTGCTATCCGCAGTATCGGGAACCACTAATAGCCTGGTAGAAATTGGCCAGGCTTACCTAAGCGGTGATAAGCAAAAGGCAGCTAACCTGATCACTATACTTAAAGATAAGTACGAGGTGTTCATCACCGAACTCTTAGAGAAACCTGAGTTTTACGAGCAGGGCAAAGAAGTAATAGATTACCACTTCAGGTTGCTTAACAACCTGGCTAATGATCTGTTCACTACAATAGAAGATAAGATCATATTAGCTCAGGGCGAGTTGCTTTCTACCACATTGTATCATATATACCTGAAGGAGATAGGCGTGCCATCTGTACTGTTGCCTGCGCTTGACTTCATGAAAATAGATGAAGATAACGAACCTGTTGTTGACCACATCACATCAGAATTAACTCCATTGCTGGAGCAGCACCCGGATAATAACCTGTTTATAACACAGGGCTTTATATGTCGTAATTCTTTTGGCGAGATAGATAACCTGCGCCGCGGTGGCAGCGATTATACTGCATCATTAATAGGTGCGGGCATCAAGAGCGAGGAAGTGCAAATATGGACCGACATTGACGGTATGCACAATAACGATCCACGCATTGTTAAAGGTACCACGCCAATAGCGCAGCTATCTTTTGACGAGGCTGCTGAACTGGCCTACTTTGGCGCCAAAATACTGCACCCGCAAAGTGTGTTCCCGGCGCAGAAATATAAGATTCCCGTGAGGTTGCTTAACACGATGGACCCGCAGGCGCTTGGTACACTAATTACCAACGATAGCGAGAAAGACCGGATCAAGTCAATAGCTGCTAAGGACGACATTACTGCTATTAAAATACAAAGCAGCCGCATGCTGCTGGCGCATGGCTTTTTACGCCGGGTTTTTGAAGTATTTGAGCGTTACCGCACCAGTATAGATATGATCACCACATCTGAGGTGGCGGTATCATTAACTATTGATGATACCACTTACTTGGGCGAGATCACCAAAGAGCTGGCTGCATTTGGAACAGTGGAAATTGATGTGAACCATACTATTATATGCGTTGTAGGTGATTTTGGTGCGGAAAAGCATGGCTACGCAGCCCGTGTTCTTGAAGCGTTGAAGCACATCCCAATCAGGATGATATCTTACGGCGGCAGCGACCACAACATGAGCCTGCTGGTGAAAACCGAAGACAAGGTGGAGGCACTAAGGAGCTTGCATAACAGGTTGTTTTAG
- a CDS encoding HAD family hydrolase: protein MKAFIFDLNGTMVNDMPYHAKAWTRLLNEELHAGFSEDQIKANIYGKNPEVLARLFGEGKFSHDEAEKYSNDKEEQYRLEYKGHMELLPGLKEFLEDAYQAGIPMAIGSAAITANIDFVLDNLNIRHYFKAIVSADDVTHSKPDPETFIKPAKMMGVAPEDCVVFEDVPKGAEAAKNAGMRACILTTTHDPEDFEDRENILGFAADFNDLKIKQLIQT, encoded by the coding sequence ATGAAAGCATTTATTTTTGACCTTAACGGTACCATGGTAAACGATATGCCTTACCACGCCAAAGCATGGACACGGCTATTGAACGAAGAATTACACGCGGGCTTTAGCGAAGACCAGATAAAAGCAAATATATACGGCAAAAACCCTGAAGTACTGGCAAGGCTTTTTGGAGAAGGCAAGTTTAGCCATGATGAGGCAGAAAAGTACTCCAATGACAAAGAGGAACAATACCGGTTGGAATATAAGGGCCATATGGAATTACTCCCCGGCCTGAAGGAATTTTTAGAGGACGCTTACCAGGCAGGCATACCTATGGCAATAGGATCTGCCGCTATAACAGCTAATATTGATTTTGTGTTGGATAATCTTAACATACGGCATTACTTTAAAGCAATTGTTAGCGCTGATGATGTTACCCACAGCAAACCAGATCCGGAGACCTTTATAAAACCGGCAAAAATGATGGGTGTAGCTCCGGAGGATTGTGTTGTGTTTGAAGACGTACCTAAAGGTGCCGAAGCTGCAAAGAATGCAGGAATGAGAGCCTGTATACTTACAACTACGCATGATCCGGAAGACTTTGAAGACCGGGAAAACATCCTGGGCTTCGCAGCAGATTTTAACGACCTTAAAATAAAACAACTGATACAAACCTAA
- a CDS encoding M20/M25/M40 family metallo-hydrolase has protein sequence MKLNLILTGLALAACSTITMAQQENPDTAVFRRIRNAEMNSSQIPQIAHYLTDVSGPRLTNSPGYKRAADWAVATMKKWGLANTTLEPWGEFGKQWEINDFSISMTAPYSAQLRAYPVPWSANTNGMQRGSVVILTPQQSIDTTYLAGHAAEFKGKILLITGGPYNGEGNFKPTATRLADTSLANLKDSYLVSRKEIEGAFNYMAMFRKIDLILKKAGVLTLISGGRRNVNGTVFVQSQYGHKITDPETIPQVDISLEDAQKIKRLIASGQKVEIAINLQGTTSTSDTKGYNVIGEIPGTDPKLKAEVVMLGGHLDSWSGATGATDNAAGCIVMLEAARLLDSLGIKPKRTIRIALWGGEEQGLYGSYNYVKNHFIDAPTFTPKPEQGKVSAYFNLDNGTGKIRGIYAQGNTAAAAIFKEWFKPFHDLGATTVTMSNTGSTDHQSFDWAGIPGFQFVQDELDYETRTHHSNLDDYDHLSMPDLKQAAIIVASFVYQTSMRPTMLPRKPLKKEIFVFDGL, from the coding sequence ATGAAACTAAACCTAATCCTCACCGGCCTGGCACTTGCCGCCTGCAGTACAATTACAATGGCACAACAGGAAAACCCTGATACTGCCGTGTTCCGTCGTATCCGCAACGCAGAGATGAACAGCTCACAAATACCGCAAATTGCACATTACCTTACTGATGTATCCGGCCCGAGGCTAACCAACTCGCCCGGCTATAAACGCGCCGCCGATTGGGCAGTAGCTACCATGAAAAAATGGGGATTGGCCAACACCACGCTGGAGCCCTGGGGCGAGTTTGGCAAGCAGTGGGAGATTAACGACTTCAGCATCAGCATGACTGCGCCTTACTCAGCACAACTCCGCGCTTACCCCGTTCCATGGAGTGCAAATACAAATGGTATGCAGCGCGGCAGTGTGGTAATACTAACGCCTCAGCAATCTATAGATACCACCTATCTTGCCGGGCACGCTGCAGAATTTAAAGGTAAAATCCTTTTGATAACCGGCGGCCCTTACAATGGAGAGGGAAATTTTAAACCAACAGCTACCCGGCTAGCAGACACCTCCCTGGCTAATCTTAAAGATTCTTACCTCGTAAGCCGGAAAGAAATTGAAGGCGCTTTCAACTACATGGCCATGTTCCGTAAAATAGACCTGATACTTAAAAAAGCAGGTGTACTTACGCTTATCTCCGGCGGCAGAAGAAATGTCAATGGTACCGTGTTTGTTCAATCGCAGTACGGCCACAAGATTACCGACCCTGAAACCATTCCGCAGGTAGACATTTCCCTTGAGGATGCACAAAAGATAAAGCGGCTCATAGCATCAGGACAAAAAGTAGAGATAGCCATAAACCTGCAAGGCACTACATCTACCAGCGACACCAAAGGTTATAACGTTATTGGTGAGATACCGGGCACCGACCCTAAATTAAAAGCAGAAGTGGTAATGCTTGGCGGCCACCTCGATTCGTGGTCCGGCGCTACAGGCGCTACCGACAATGCCGCGGGATGCATAGTAATGCTGGAGGCCGCGCGCCTGCTGGATTCGCTGGGCATTAAACCAAAACGTACCATCCGTATTGCGCTGTGGGGCGGGGAGGAACAAGGGCTGTATGGCTCTTACAACTATGTTAAAAACCACTTTATAGATGCGCCCACCTTTACCCCAAAGCCTGAGCAGGGCAAAGTATCCGCATACTTTAACCTGGATAACGGTACGGGTAAAATAAGGGGTATTTACGCGCAGGGAAATACTGCTGCCGCCGCAATTTTTAAAGAGTGGTTTAAGCCATTTCATGATCTCGGCGCTACAACAGTAACGATGAGCAACACAGGATCTACCGATCATCAGAGTTTTGATTGGGCCGGAATACCGGGCTTCCAGTTTGTACAGGACGAGCTGGATTATGAAACCCGCACCCATCATAGCAACCTGGACGATTATGACCACCTGAGCATGCCCGACCTTAAACAGGCAGCCATTATTGTAGCATCGTTTGTTTATCAAACCAGCATGCGCCCTACTATGCTGCCACGTAAACCGCTAAAGAAAGAAATTTTTGTGTTTGACGGCTTGTAA
- a CDS encoding GAF domain-containing protein translates to MKYTEEERLTAVSRFMSPDDGIAKDLNDLVNLVAEICETPVALVTLLDKDTQWFKAAKGTDLECTDRGVSFCNYTIEQEEVLVIPDMLLDITFNTNPLVTGEPNVRFYAGAPLITKDGYALGSLCVVDMEPRQLTQHQLTSIKILAKQVVNLMELHWSLGSLDVQYRREQEMAAAHRESEIKLKAIFDSSVDDHILAGRNFEILAFNRAAALFVRTHHQHKLATGDNLLAYTDRNILSQFKKYYTIALSGRSIKREWLLSSGTANECWKVTTFIPVRDTDGEVIGVALNSTDITHRKHQEAYINVQNEALQRIAIMQSHELRRPVASLLGIMDLLKMEEVEFNYLDMMEVTINELDEKIRGIVKDSEDTLHGRRLSIVA, encoded by the coding sequence ATGAAATATACCGAGGAGGAACGCCTAACGGCTGTCAGCAGATTCATGAGTCCGGATGATGGTATCGCCAAGGATTTAAATGACCTGGTGAATCTGGTCGCGGAAATTTGTGAAACGCCCGTTGCTTTGGTCACGCTTCTTGACAAGGACACCCAGTGGTTTAAGGCAGCTAAAGGCACCGATCTGGAATGTACCGACCGTGGTGTATCGTTTTGCAATTACACAATTGAGCAGGAAGAAGTGCTGGTAATACCTGACATGTTGCTGGATATCACTTTTAACACAAACCCTTTAGTTACCGGTGAGCCAAACGTGCGTTTTTATGCCGGTGCACCATTGATAACTAAAGATGGATATGCCTTGGGCAGCCTTTGTGTAGTGGATATGGAGCCGAGGCAGCTTACCCAGCACCAGTTAACCTCTATAAAGATATTGGCCAAACAAGTGGTAAACCTAATGGAATTACACTGGAGCTTGGGTTCACTTGATGTACAATATCGCCGGGAACAGGAGATGGCTGCTGCCCATCGCGAGTCGGAGATAAAGCTGAAAGCAATATTCGACAGCTCGGTAGATGATCATATTTTGGCAGGGCGAAATTTTGAGATTTTGGCGTTCAATCGTGCTGCAGCTTTATTTGTGCGTACACATCACCAGCATAAGCTGGCCACGGGTGACAATTTGCTGGCCTACACCGATCGTAATATACTTTCCCAATTTAAAAAATACTACACCATAGCACTTTCTGGTCGATCTATTAAGCGCGAATGGTTGCTTTCATCCGGTACAGCTAACGAGTGCTGGAAAGTTACCACCTTTATTCCGGTGCGCGATACAGATGGCGAAGTAATAGGAGTGGCCCTGAACTCTACCGACATAACGCACCGTAAACATCAGGAAGCTTATATAAACGTACAGAACGAAGCATTGCAGCGTATTGCTATTATGCAGTCGCACGAGCTACGCCGCCCTGTAGCATCTTTATTAGGCATTATGGACCTTTTGAAAATGGAGGAGGTTGAGTTTAATTATCTTGACATGATGGAAGTTACTATTAACGAGCTGGACGAAAAGATCCGCGGAATAGTTAAAGACTCTGAAGATACCCTTCACGGTCGCCGTTTGTCTATCGTAGCCTAA
- a CDS encoding BamA/TamA family outer membrane protein: protein MQKSIHKYLFSGVLLLSVIAGARTVKAQVAPPIDSLKADSLRNHKKVYPPNPGLASQYDIGDLARDLLHPNKQPDTTKKPSGITVIPNIASNPSIGFQLGIKAVAGRVLGTDPSTLLSVAATSASITTKNIIYFYVTHNVFTNGNKWNLQGSLVAAKTVTPDFGIGIGRGNFSSPEAIALTNPDRKGYALNALYFRFSEKVYKEVAEHLFVGGGLSFELRRNIEDKRSEPTALTPYYVYSDQHGFNRNGYSANGMLFNVQYTTRDNQNRAYKGIYADAGIRLNETFLGSSKNAAQLTVDLRKYISLSHSHPEHVIAFWAWGSYLLSGDLPLLELPGSGKDPNFRSARGYTVGYFKGTKYFDGEVEYRFPITRNKFLSGVTFFSMQTAADNLGTNLFEVWQPGGGAGLRVLFNKATRTNLCLDYAWGKYGSRGFFLGLNEAF, encoded by the coding sequence GTGCAAAAAAGCATTCACAAATATCTGTTTTCGGGCGTTCTCCTGTTGTCGGTTATAGCTGGCGCCAGGACTGTAAAGGCACAAGTGGCCCCGCCTATCGATTCCCTCAAGGCTGATTCTTTACGCAATCACAAGAAGGTGTACCCGCCCAATCCGGGGCTTGCCTCGCAATATGACATTGGCGACCTTGCGCGTGACCTGCTGCATCCAAATAAACAGCCTGATACTACCAAAAAGCCGTCCGGTATAACGGTGATTCCCAATATTGCATCAAACCCCAGTATAGGTTTTCAGTTGGGTATAAAAGCAGTTGCCGGAAGGGTGTTAGGTACCGATCCAAGCACGTTGTTGTCGGTAGCAGCAACATCCGCATCTATCACCACCAAAAACATCATCTATTTTTACGTAACGCACAACGTGTTCACCAACGGCAACAAATGGAACCTGCAAGGCAGCCTGGTGGCAGCAAAAACCGTTACGCCGGACTTTGGTATCGGCATTGGTCGGGGCAACTTCAGCAGCCCGGAAGCTATCGCGCTAACCAATCCTGACCGTAAGGGATATGCGCTTAATGCATTGTATTTCCGCTTTAGCGAAAAGGTTTATAAGGAAGTAGCCGAACACCTGTTTGTTGGGGGTGGCTTATCTTTTGAACTGCGCCGTAACATTGAAGATAAACGATCTGAACCTACCGCGCTTACACCATATTATGTTTACAGTGATCAGCACGGTTTTAATAGAAACGGTTACAGTGCCAACGGGATGCTGTTCAACGTACAATATACCACCCGTGATAACCAGAACCGTGCCTATAAGGGCATTTATGCTGATGCGGGCATCCGTTTGAATGAAACTTTTTTGGGCAGTAGTAAAAATGCAGCACAATTAACAGTGGACCTAAGAAAGTATATCAGCTTATCCCATTCGCACCCGGAGCATGTTATTGCTTTCTGGGCTTGGGGTTCGTACCTGCTTAGCGGCGACCTGCCTTTACTTGAGCTACCCGGCTCCGGCAAGGACCCCAACTTCAGGAGCGCCAGGGGTTATACTGTTGGCTACTTTAAAGGCACCAAGTACTTTGATGGCGAGGTGGAGTACCGTTTCCCTATCACCAGGAACAAGTTCCTGAGCGGTGTTACCTTCTTCAGCATGCAAACCGCTGCCGATAACCTTGGAACCAATTTGTTTGAAGTATGGCAGCCTGGCGGCGGTGCAGGTTTGCGCGTGCTGTTTAATAAGGCTACCCGCACCAACTTATGCCTGGATTATGCGTGGGGTAAGTACGGTTCCAGAGGGTTTTTCCTTGGGTTGAACGAGGCATTCTAA
- a CDS encoding cold-shock protein, with product MQKGTVKFFNETKGFGFIIPSEGGQEVFVHSTGLIDQIRENDSVEFDVENGRKGLNAVNVKVV from the coding sequence ATGCAAAAAGGAACAGTAAAATTTTTCAATGAAACAAAGGGTTTTGGCTTTATTATCCCTTCAGAAGGTGGCCAGGAAGTATTTGTTCATTCTACAGGCTTAATCGATCAGATCCGCGAAAACGATAGCGTTGAATTTGACGTGGAGAACGGCCGCAAAGGTTTAAACGCAGTGAATGTAAAAGTTGTTTAA
- a CDS encoding TIGR02594 family protein: MKTIPEPYAWVAKEPGPKMLKEALTHYGLLEHKGTGSNPDIMKWAKEVGVAGWYTDDSVPWCGLFMGICAQRAGFPYNTQLLSALAWAKWGKHVDDDKAMLGDTLVFIRPGGGHVAFYIGESKENYLIYGGNQGDTVGFTWIAKSRLFAVRRAIWKVSQPENVRKIFLNTTGVVLSSNEQ; this comes from the coding sequence ATGAAAACCATCCCTGAACCTTATGCCTGGGTTGCTAAAGAACCCGGCCCCAAAATGCTGAAAGAAGCGCTAACCCATTATGGTTTACTGGAGCACAAAGGCACCGGTAGTAATCCCGACATTATGAAATGGGCTAAAGAAGTTGGCGTGGCCGGCTGGTATACCGACGACAGCGTACCGTGGTGCGGCCTTTTTATGGGCATTTGTGCCCAGCGTGCAGGCTTCCCGTACAACACGCAGCTGCTTTCGGCATTGGCATGGGCCAAATGGGGCAAACATGTTGATGATGACAAAGCCATGCTGGGCGATACACTGGTGTTTATACGCCCCGGCGGCGGCCACGTTGCCTTTTACATAGGCGAGAGCAAAGAGAATTACTTGATATATGGCGGCAACCAGGGCGACACTGTTGGGTTTACCTGGATAGCAAAAAGCCGGTTGTTTGCGGTACGTCGCGCTATCTGGAAAGTATCGCAGCCGGAAAATGTCCGCAAGATATTCCTGAACACCACAGGAGTTGTACTAAGCAGTAACGAGCAATAG